In a genomic window of Gossypium arboreum isolate Shixiya-1 chromosome 9, ASM2569848v2, whole genome shotgun sequence:
- the LOC108456814 gene encoding histone-lysine N-methyltransferase family member SUVH9-like produces MGSLVPFQDLNLCPEPPLPATVNISTSASPSATINRTTTFNFLTPKIEPKQEPFDEPTPTQTIHQEENFLFSVSNSTPDFIPNPETTAPANASSSADDQNALYSEYFRISELFRSAFAKRIQKYGDVEVLDPDSRAIVPVPEQSQLTPETSPTDGSNLERALSVVVSRKKAGRSNELVRVTNLGIDDQRHFRDLVRRTRMMYDSLRVLVISEEEKRTGPGNGRRARGDLRAAAVMRDRELWLNRDKRIVGAIPGIEIGDVFFFRMELCVVGLHGQIQAGIDTLPASQSSSGEPIATSIIISGGYEDDEDSGDSIIYTGQGGQDKFGKQCMHQKLEGGNLALERSMHYGIEVRVIRGLKYENRVSGKVYVYDGLYKILDCWFDVGKSGFGVYKFRLSRIEGQPEMGSSIMKFAESLRTKPLSTRPMGYLTLDISMKKERVPIFLYNDIDNDHDPMYYDYLVNTVFPLNVFGQGSNSTGCDCVSGCTEGCFCAMKNGGDFAYDYGGILLRGKPVIFECGNFCQCPPSCRNRVSQHGLRNRLEIFRSRETGWGVRSLDLIQAGAFICEYAGVVLTRDQAEVFKMNGDTLIYPNRFSERWAEWGDLSRIFPEYVCPSYPSIPPLDFAMDVSRMRNVACYISHSSSPNVLVQCVLYDHNNLMFPHLMLFAMENIPPMRELSIDYGVADEWTGKLSICN; encoded by the coding sequence ATGGGTTCTCTTGTGCCTTTCCAAGACCTCAATCTCTGCCCGGAACCACCGCTACCCGCCACCGTGAACATCTCCACCTCCGCTTCACCTAGCGCCACCATCAACAggacaaccaccttcaatttctTAACACCGAAGATTGAACCTAAGCAAGAGCCTTTCGACGAACCAACACCAACACAGACTATTCACCAAGAAGAAAACTTTCTCTTCTCTGTTTCCAATTCTACCCCTGATTTCATCCCTAATCCCGAAACTACCGCTCCGGCTAACGCTTCCTCTTCCGCCGATGACCAAAACGCTCTCTACTCCGAATATTTCCGAATCTCCGAGCTTTTCCGCTCTGCTTTTGCTAAAAGGATACAAAAATACGGCGATGTCGAAGTACTTGACCCGGATTCTCGGGCCATCGTACCCGTACCCGAACAGTCTCAACTAACCCCCGAAACTAGCCCAACCGACGGTTCCAACCTGGAACGAGCTTTATCCGTCGTCGTTTCTCGTAAGAAGGCGGGAAGATCCAATGAGCTGGTTCGGGTTACGAATTTGGGAATCGATGACCAGAGGCATTTTCGTGACCTTGTTCGAAGAACCCGAATGATGTACGATTCCCTCCGCGTTTTAGTCATTTCGGAGGAAGAAAAGAGAACCGGACCGGGAAACGGTCGACGGGCTCGCGGAGATTTGAGGGCAGCTGCCGTCATGAGGGATCGAGAACTGTGGTTGAATCGCGATAAAAGAATAGTGGGTGCAATCCCAGGTATTGAAATTGGTGATGTATTCTTCTTTAGAATGGAGCTTTGTGTGGTGGGGTTACACGGACAAATTCAAGCTGGGATTGATACCTTGCCTGCGAGCCAGAGCTCGAGCGGAGAGCCAATTGCAACTAGCATTATTATTTCCGGTGGGTACGAGGATGATGAAGATTCCGGTGACTCGATAATATATACCGGCCAAGGTGGGCAAGATAAATTTGGAAAGCAATGTATGCATCAGAAGCTTGAAGGAGGGAATTTGGCACTAGAAAGGAGTATGCATTATGGGATTGAGGTAAGAGTGATTAGAGGGCTTAAATATGAGAATCGAGTTTCGGGCAAAGTGTATGTTTATGACGGTTTATATAAGATTCTTGATTGTTGGTTTGATGTGGGAAAGTCAGGGTTTGGGGTTTACAAGTTTAGGCTGTCGAGAATTGAGGGGCAACCTGAGATGGGTAGTTCGATAATGAAGTTTGCTGAGAGTCTTAGGACTAAGCCTTTGTCTACTAGGCCAATGGGGTATTTGACTCTTGATATTTCCATGAAAAAGGAGAGAGTTCCGATCTTTCTTTATAATGATATTGATAATGATCATGATCCTATGTATTATGATTACCTTGTGAACACTGTGTTCCCTCTTAATGTATTTGGTCAAGGGAGTAATAGTACTGGATGTGATTGTGTTTCGGGGTGCACGGAAGGTTGTTTCTGTGCTATGAAGAATGGGGGTGATTTTGCTTATGATTATGGTGGAATTCTCTTGAGAGGGAAACCGGTGATATTTGAATGTGGAAATTTCTGTCAATGCCCACCATCTTGTCGGAACCGCGTTTCACAACATGGGCTTAGAAACAGATTGGAAATATTTAGGTCAAGGGAAACGGGTTGGGGAGTGAGGTCCTTGGACTTGATACAAGCAGGTGCTTTTATATGTGAATATGCAGGGGTTGTTCTCACAAGGGACCAAGCGGAAGTTTTCAAGATGAACGGTGATACTTTGATTTACCCCAATCGTTTTTCTGAACGATGGGCCGAATGGGGGGATTTGTCTAGGATATTTCCAGAGTATGTGTGTCCATCATACCCCTCAATCCCACCTTTGGATTTCGCAATGGATGTATCGAGGATGAGGAATGTTGCTTGTTACATTAGCCATAGTTCCAGTCCGAATGTGCTGGTGCAGTGTGTGTTGTATGATCACAACAACTTGATGTTCCCTCACCTTATGCTTTTTGCAATGGAGAATATCCCTCCTATGAGAGAGCTTAGCATAGATTATGGTGTAGCTGACGAATGGACTGGGAAGCTTTCTATCTGTAACTAA
- the LOC108456815 gene encoding uncharacterized protein LOC108456815, with the protein MEIIQSWRCRLSFKNATIALNIFNVIVALFLLQWFLSSASSRTRPSSNHPNSVGFDYIKEAEEMRIAMQPLELIKRVKEIQREAYIEPETIQPKDAKQTAAVDLSKRLQDFRSLNDASSLKALEEWRKRKMERARQREMEKNGTLVTKE; encoded by the exons atgGAGATAATCCAATCATGGAGATGTAGATTATCTTTCAAAAATGCGACCATAGCTTTGAATATTTTCAATGTTATAGTTGCTCTATTCTTGCTTCAATGGTTTCTTTCTTCTGCTTCTTCTCGTACCAGACCTTCCTCTAACCATCCCAATTCAG TTGGCTTTGATTACATTAAGGAAGCTGAAGAGATGCGCATTGCTATGCAACCTTTGGAACTGATAAAAAGA GTTAAGGAGATTCAGCGAGAGGCATATATCGAACCCGAAACAATTCAACCGAAAGATGCGAAACAGACCGCCGCAGTCGATCTTTCCAAAAGACTACAAGACTTCCGTTCCCTAAATGATGCTTCTAGCTTGAAAG CTCTAGAAGAATGGCGGAAAAGGAAGATGGAACGAGCTAGACAAAGGGAGATGGAGAAAAATGGAACACTAGTTaccaaagaataa
- the LOC108454109 gene encoding DNA mismatch repair protein MSH1, mitochondrial translates to MYWLATRNVVISIPRWRSLALLLRSPLNKHASYNPSPLILGGQFGRIHCFKDQKTLRGNTRKYKAADKSLGDKDHSHIVWWKERLELCRKPSTLNLVKRLVYSNLLGVDVNLKNGSLKVGTLNAEILQFKSKFPREVLLCRVGDFYEALGIDACILVEYAGLNPFGGLRSDSIPRAGCPVVNLRQTLDDLTRNGFSVCIVEEVQGPTQARSRKGRFISGHAHPGSPYVFGLVGVDHDLDFPEPMPVVGISRSARGYCITFVLETMKTYSSEDGLTEEALVTKLRTCRYHHLFLHSSLRDNASGTSRWGEFGAGGLLWGECTARQFEWFGGDPVTELLYKVKELYGLDNEVTFRNVTVPSENRPRSLSLGTATQIGAIPTEGIPCLLKVLLPPHCTGLPALYIRDLLLNPPSHETASAIQATCKLMSSIKCSIPEFTCVSSAKLVKLLELREANHIEFCRIKNVVDEILHMHRSIDLREILKLLMDPAWVATGLKIDFETLVNECEWLSDRIGQMIFLDGESDQKISSYASIPGEFFEDMESSWKGRVKKIHIEEEVAEVERAAEALSSVITEDFLPIVSRIKATSAPLGGPKGEILYAREHEAVWFKGKRFAPAIWAGTPGEEQIKQLKPALDSKGRKVGEEWFTTMKVEDALTRYHDAGAKAKARVLELLRGLSTELQTKINVLVFASMLLVIAKALFAHVSEGRRRKWVFPTLTGFSSSKSGESCDETKGMKIIGLTPYWFDVSEGSAVLNTVDMQSLFLLTGPNGGGKSSLLRSICAAALLGICGFMVPAESAFIPQFDSIMLHMKSYDSPADGKSSFQVEMSEMRSIVNGTTSRSLVLIDEICRGTETAKGTCIAGSIVETLDEIGCLGIISTHLHGIFSLPLSTKNTVHKAMSTEYIDGQTIPTWKLVDGICRESLAFETAKVEGLAEAIIQRAEELYSSVYTKEASSGPFNAQLTQFGSKGAQTRSLSHKPKPTNKMEVFKDVETVVTLICQKKLMELYKLKNTSDVPVFNCVAIAAREQPPPSTIGASCVYVMFRPDKKLYIGETDDLDGRIRSHRLKDGMQNASFLYFTVPGKSIARQLETLLINQLLSQGFPIANLADGKHQNFGTSNLSFDGITVA, encoded by the exons ATGTACTGGTTAGCTACGCGAAACGTTGTCATTTCAATCCCCAGATGGCGTTCTCTTGCCCTTCTCCTTCGTTCCCCTCTCAACAAGCATGCTTCTTATAACCCTTCACCACTTATCCT TGGGGGACAGTTTGGGCGGATACACTGTTTCAAAGATCAGAAGACTTTGAGAGGAAACACCAGGAAATATAAGGCAGCAGATAAATCCCTAGGTGATAAGGATCATTCTCACATAGTCTGGTGGAAAGAG AGACTGGAGTTGTGTCGCAAGCCGTCCACTCTCAATTTGGTTAAGAGGCTTGTGTATAGCAATTTGCTTGGTGTGGATGTCAACCTGAAAAATGGCAG TTTGAAAGTAGGAACACTAAATGCTGAGATTTTGCAGTTCAAGTCAAAGTTTCCGCGTGAAGTTTTGCTTTGCAGG GTTGGGGATTTTTATGAGGCCCTTGGGATAGATGCTTGCATTCTTGTAGAATATGCTGGTTTGAATCCTTTTGGTGGTCTGCGTTCAGATAGCATTCCGCGAGCTGGCTGTCCTGTTGTG AATCTACGACAAACTTTGGATGATCTAACACGAAATGGTTTTTCAGTG TGTATTGTGGAGGAAGTTCAAGGTCCAACACAAGCCCGCTCTCGTAAAGGACGTTTTATATCAGG GCATGCTCATCCAGGTAGTCCGTATGTATTTGGACTTGTTGGGGTTGATCATGATCTTGATTTTCCAGAGCCAATGCCTGTTGTTG GTATATCACGTTCTGCAAGGGGATATTGCATAACTTTTGTGTTAGAGACTATGAAGACATATTCATCAGAGGATGGTCTTACAGAAGAAGCATTGGTAACCAAGCTGCGAACTTGTCGATACCATCACCTATTTCTCCATTCATCATTGAGAGACAATGCTTCAG GAACTTCCCGTTGGGGGGAATTTGGTGCAGGAGGCCTGTTGTGGGGAGAATGCACTGCCAGGCAATTTGAATGGTTTGGAGGCGATCCTGTCACTGAACTACTGTACAAG GTAAAGGAGCTTTATGGGCTTGACAATGAGGTTACTTTCAGAAATGTTACTGTTCCTTCAGAAAATAGACCCCGTTCTTTAAGTCTAGGAACTGCAACACAGATTG GTGCCATCCCCACAGAGGGGATACCTTGTTTATTGAAGGTGTTGCTTCCACCACATTGCACTGGGCTACCTGCTCT GTATATTAGGGATCTTCTTCTTAATCCTCCTTCTCATGAGACTGCATCCGCAATTCAAG CAACTTGCAAACTAATGAGCAGCATCAAATGCTCAATTCCTGAGTTTACTTGTGTCTCATCTGCAAAG CTTGTGAAGCTACTTGAACTAAGGGAGGCCAACCATATTGAATTTTGCAGAATAAAAAATGTTGTTGATGAAATATTGCACATGCATAGAAGCATTGACCTCAGAGAAATTCTGAAATTATTGATGGATCCTGCATGGGTGGCCACAGGGTTGAAAATAGACTTTGAGACACTG GTTAATGAGTGCGAATGGCTTTCAGATAGAATTGGTCAAATGATTTTTCTGGATGGTGAAAGTGATCAAAAGATTAGTTCTTATGCCAGTATTCCTGGTGAATTTTTTGAGGACATGGAATCTTCATGGAAAGGGCGAGTCAAGAAGATCCATATAGAAGAAGAAGTtgccgaagttgaaagggcagcTGAGGCCTTATCTTCAGTG ATAACTGAAGATTTCCTCCCCATTGTCTCAAGAATAAAAGCCACCTCAGCTCCACTTGGTGGACCAAAGGGAGAAATCTTATATGCTCGAGAACATGAAGCTGTTTGGTTTAAGGGGAAACGGTTTGCGCCAGCCATATGGGCTGGTACTCCTGGAGAAGAACAAATTAAGCAGCTTAAGCCTGCTTTAGATTCAAAAGGTAGAAAGGTCGGAGAGGAATGGTTTACCACAATGAAAGTAGAGGACGCTTTAACGAG GTACCATGATGCTGGTGCAAAGGCAAAGGCAAGGGTTTTGGAATTGTTAAGAGGACTTTCTACCGAGTTACAAACTAAGATAAATGTCCTCGTCTTTGCTTCTATGCTGCTTGTTATTGCAAAGGCATTATTTGCTCATGTGAG TGAGGGGAGAAGAAGGAAATGGGTTTTCCCTACACTTACAGGTTTTAGTAGTTCTAAG AGTGGTGAATCATGTGATGAAACGAAAGGAATGAAGATAATTGGACTGACACCGTATTGGTTTGATGTGTCCGAAGGCAGTGCTGTGCTTAATACGGTTGATATGCAGTCATTGTTTCTTTTGACAGGACCAAATGGTGGTGGTAAATCAAGTTTACTTCGATCAATTTGTGCAGCTGCATTACTTGGAATATGTGGATTTATGGTTCCTGCTGAATCAGCCTTTATTCCTCAATTCGATTCGATAATGCTTCACATGAAATCATATGATAGCCCAGCTGATGGAAAAAGCTCATTTCAG GTAGAAATGTCAGAGATGCGATCTATTGTTAATGGAACCACTTCAAGGAGTCTTGTGCTTATAGATGAAATTTGCCGAGGAACAGAAACAGCGAAAGGGACGTGCATTGCTGGTAGCATTGTCGAGACCCTTGATGAAATTGGGTGTCTAGGTATCATATCGACTCATTTGCATGGAATTTTTAGTCTACCACTTTCTACCAAAAACACTGTACATAAAGCAATGAGTACAGAATACATTGACGGGCAAACAATACCTACTTGGAAGTTGGTAGACGGGATCTGTAGAGAAAGCCTTGCATTTGAAACAGCAAAAGTGGAGGGACTTGCTGAGGCAATAATACAAAGAGCCGAAGAACTTTATTCGTCAGTCTATACAAAAGAGGCATCTTCTGGACCATTCAACGCACAACTTACACAGTTTGGTTCCAAAGGAGCTCAAACAAGATCGCTCAGTCATAAGCCTAAGCCAACAAACAAAATGGAAGTCTTCAAGGATGTCGAGACTGTTGTTACATTAATATGTCAGAAGAAGCTAATGGAACTCTATAAACTGAAAAATACATCGGATGTCCCTGTCTTTAACTGTGTTGCTATTGCTGCAAGGGAACAGCCGCCTCCATCAACTATTGGTGCTTCTTGCGTATATGTCATGTTCAGACCTGATAAGAAACTATACATTGGAGAG ACGGATGATCTTGATGGTCGAATTCGCTCGCATCGTTTGAAGGACGGGATGCAAAATGCTTCTTTCCTATATTTCACAGTTCCAGGGAAGAGTATCGCTCGCCAACTCGAAACTCTTCTAATCAACCAACTCTTAAGTCAAGGCTTCCCGATTGCCAACTTGGCTGACGGTAAGCATCAAAATTTCGGCACATCCAATCTCTCATTTGACGGCATAACCGTAGCCTAA